Within the Streptomyces sp. NBC_00353 genome, the region TGGACGAGGTGGAGAAGGCGGAGGGGCCGCGCGCCTTGGTGACCGCTGCGACGGGCAAGTTCTACTCCAACGGTCTGGACCTGGACTGGTTGTTCGCCAACTCCGATCAGCACCTGGACTACGTCATCTCGGTCCACGAGCTCTTCGCACGCCTGCTGTCCCTGCCGGTGATCAGCGTGGCCGCACTCCAGGGGCACACCTTCGCAGCTGGTGCGATGTTCTCCCTGGCTCACGACTTCCGCGTGATGCGCGCCGACCGAGGCTACTGGTGCCTGCCCGAGGCCGAGATCAACATTCCCTTCACCCCGGGCATGTCCGCCCTGATCCAGGCCCGGCTGGCCCCGCAGACCGCGCATGAGGCCATGGTGACCGCCCGTCGCTTCGGCGGCCACGACGCCGCGGCCGCCGGCATCGTCGACCGCGCGGTGGACGAGGACGCCGTCCGCTCCGCCGCCATCGAGATCGCCCAGGCGCAGGCGAGCAAGGCCGGCGACACCCTCGGCACCATCAAGGCCCGCATGTACGCCCCCGCCCTCGCCGCTCTGCACGAGAAGGGCAACCCGCTCGGCTGACACCGCAGCAGGCGACCGAGGATGCCGGACACCCGGGCAAGGGTGTCCGGCCCGAAGCACCGCACCGCCGAAGCCGGGCGCGCCGCACACTGCGCGCCCGCGGCACCCGCTGCTCCGCCCTCGCCCTCGCCCAGGAGAAGCTGGTCAGAGGCCTCCCGGAAGCGTCAGACGAGAGCCCGACCCTATGACCCTGGCCCGTCACCACAGTGTGGCGATTTGCCTGATAGCGTAAAAATGTCGGAGTTGAACCTGCGACACTCAACCGTGCCGCCTGCACGACGGGAACAGGAATGACCGGTGGACCCGAACCCATCAGCGATGCCGCCCGCGAGGCGCTCGAGCGAGAGCTCGCCGACCTGCGTGCCGAACGCGAAACAGTCGCCGCCACCTTGCGAGGCGGTGAACGGGTGGGCGACAGGGCCGACGAAGCCGACGAGTTGCAACGCGGCACGGAACTGGACCGCCTGGGCACCCGAATCGCCGAGATCAACGGGCGGCTTCGCGAGGCGGCCGTTGCGGGGCCTCCCCGCACCGACAAGGTCGGCGTGGGCAGCACCGTGACGGTACGGTTCGCGGACGCCGACGCCACGGAGACAACCGTACAGATCGGCGAGGTCGCCGAGGCACTGGACCGGACCTTGGTCACCGCCGACAGCCCGCTCGGCCGCGCGCTGCTCGGCCGTCGCGTCGGCGACACCGTCAATTACGAGACACCCGAGGGGCGGTCGACCGCGGTCGTGTTGTCCCTCGGCGACGAGGACAACGGGTCATAGAGGAACGTGCAGCGCCGACCGGTGCAGCCCGTGCGGGAAGAAGAGGCTCGGCCCCGGGCATACCGTCCTGATGGCGCGGGCCCTCGCACTGCCGATCACGAAGTCGCCCACACCGTACGCGACCGCTCTCGCATCAGCCCGTGACGATTCCGGCGACGAGGTTGATGGTGGTGGCCAGGATGCTGGCGCCGAAGACGTAGGACAGCAGGCAGTGTCGGAGGGCGACCGCGCGGATCGTGGAACTGGAGACGTCGGTGTCGGAGACCTGATACGTCATTCCGAGGTTGTAGCTGAAATAGAGGAAGTCGCTGTAGTGCGGCGGGTCCTCGGAATTGAAGTCGATCCCGCCTTCGGGAGTCAGGTAATAAAGGTACGCGTACCGGGTGGCGTACATCAGGTGGAGTGCCGCCCAGGCCATGAACACGCCACAGAGTGCCGTCGCGGCCGCGGCGTGGCTCAGGTCCGACTTGCCGACCAGAAGCAGCATCACGATGCCGACCAGCCCGCACAAGGCGGACGCGACGACGACGAGTTCCTCGGTGACGGGCCGGAACTCCTCGCTCCGGAGGTTGCGATGGGTGGTGGCGGCGTCCATGGGCCACAGGACGATCCACCCTGCGACGACGAAGCTCGTCTCCGCCGCGGCGATACCGGCGAGAATTCCCAGCGGCGTGTTGGTCAGTACACCGACGACCGAGCCGATCAACGCTCCGACGACCGCCGCACCGGCGAGTCGAGGAACGGCGGAAAGCGCCAAGCAGCGGTTCATGGGCCTCAACAATGACTACCTCGGCAGCTCGGTGAAGGGTTTCAGGCTTCGAGTACGACCACGGCCTCGTCCGTATACGTCAGCGTCTCGGGGAAGCACAACTCGATGCGCTCGCGTCGTACCCCGTGCAACCGATTGCCACGTCCTGGCCGAGGGGCAGCTCGAGGTCGCCGCCACGGGTGAACAGGACGATGCCACCGTTGAGGACCGGCGTCCAGATCGGGGAGCCGTCCAGCACCGGCCCTGATGAGCCGCGATCGGGTGACCACGGTCGGAGGAACGTCGAGTGGCGTGCGTTGATCAGCGGACATAGCCTGCCCGAAAGTGCCGTTTTGTCACCCATGCCCAAATGGTGGAAGGGCCGAGAGTCTTGAGTACCAATAGTGATGAGCAGGAACGCCTGGAGCCCAACGTGGGACCCACCCCCGAGGGGAATCCGGAGTTTCGTCCTTACCACCACCCCGCTGCGGGCTGGGGCGCAGCCAAGAGCGTGAGCCGTTTCCTGGTACGCGAGGGCGCGCTGGTGGACGGCCCACGGGCGATCATGCGGATGAACCATGAGAACACCGGGTTCGACTGCCCCGGATGCGCGTGGCCGGACGACACCAAGGGGCTGCACCTGGACATCTGCGAGAACGGAATCAAGCACGTCACCTGGGAGATGACCAGCAAGCGGGTCGGACGCGAGTTCTTCGCCGCCCACTCGGTGACCGAGCTGTCCGGGTGGAGCGACTACGACCTCGAGAACCAGGGCCGGTTGACCGAACCGATGGTCTACGACCCCGATTCGGACCACTACGTCCCGATCAGCTGGAAGGACGCGTTCGAGGTGGTCGGCCGTGCTCTGCGCGAGCTGGACAACCCGAATCAGGCATCGTTCTACACCTCCGGCCGGCTCGGCAACGAGGCCACCTTCCTTTACCAGTTGATGGCCCGTGAACTGGGCACGAACAACCTGCCGGACTGCTCCAACATGTGTCACGAGGCCAGCGGTCGTGCACTCTATGCGTCCCTGGGCACTGGCAAGGGGACCGTCGACCTCCAGGACTGGGAGACCGCCGACGCGCTGTTCATCCTGGGAGTCAACGCCGCATCCAACGCGCCCCGAATGCTCACGGCCCTCGCCGAGGCCTACCACCGCGGCGCGCAGATCGTGCACATCAATCCGCTCGTCGAGGCGGCGGCCACACGCACCATCGTCCCGCACGACTTCACGGACATGGCCCTCTTCAAGACGACCCGCACCAGCACGCTGAACCTGCAGCCCCGCATCGGCGGCGACATGGCCCTGCTGCGCGGCATGGCCAAGGCGATCCTGGAGCAGTCCGAATCCGACCCCAAGGCTCTGGACCGGGAGTTCATCGACCGCCACACCGCCGGCTTCGAGGAATACCGCGCGCTGTGCGAGGCCACCTCGTGGGAGGAGATCGAGAGCCAGTCCGGGCTGAGCCGCGCCGACGTCCTCAAGGCGGCGCACGTGTACGGCGAGGCCGACCGAAGCATCGTCAGCTGGTGCCTGGGCATCAGCCAGCACGAGCACGGCGTCGACACCGTCCGGGAGATCGTCAATCTGCTTCTGCTCCGCGGCAATCTGGGACGGGAAGGCGCGGGCCCCTCCCCCGTACGAGGGCACAGCAACGTCCAGGGCAACCGCACCTGCGGCATCGACCACCGCCCCGACGACGAGTTCCTGGACCGCCTCGCCGAGGTCTGCGACATCGAGCCGCCCCGTGAGCACGGTCTGGACACCGTCCACACGGTCAAGGCGATGCAGAGCGGCGATGTGAAGGTGTTCGTCGGCATGGGCGGCAACTTCGCCCTCGCGGCGCCCGACACCCCGTACACCTACGCGGCGCTGCGCAACTGCGACCTCACCGTCCAGGTGAGCACCAAGCTGAACCGCAGCCATGTCGTCCACGGCCGCCAGGCCCTCATCCTGCCGTGTCTCGGCCGTACCGAGAAGGACCATCAGCGCAAGGGCATCCAGAGCACGTCCGTCGAGGACTCGATGAGCATGGTCCACCTCTCGATCGGGATGAAGCGCCCCGCCTCCTCGCACCTGCTGTCCGAGCCGGCCATCATCGCCGGTATGGCCCGGGCCGCCCTGCCCGACAGCACGACGCCCTGGGACTGGTACATCGAGGACTACGACCGCATCCGGGACACCATGTCTCAAGTCCTCGACGGCTTCGAGGACTTCAACCGCCGCGTGCGCCTGCCCCTCGGCTTCCGCATCAAGCAGCCCGCCCGTGAACTGGTCTTCCTCACCCCGTCCGGACGCGCCGAGTTCTCCACCGCCGTCCTGCCCGACGTCGTCCCCGCCCCCGGCACCCTGGCCCTGGGCACCATGCGGTCCCACGACCAGTGGAACACCACCATCTACTCCGACAACGACCGCTACCGCGGCATCAAGAACCTGCGCACGCTCGTCTTCATGAACCGAGGCGACATGCGCGAGCGCGGTATCGCCGACCTCGGCCGGGTCGACATCACGAGCACCGCGAAGGACGGCAGTCAGCGGTCCCTCAGCGGCTACCTCGCCATCCCCTACAACATCCCCCGCGGCTGCGCGGCCGGCTACATGCCCGAGATGAACGTGCTGTGCGCGCTCAGCGACTACAGCACCCAGAGTGACCAGCCGATCATGAAGCACGTCAAGGTCACCATCGGCCCCGCCGCCTGAGCGGGGAGCGCGCAGGGCGGAGCTCCACGTGGCATCACCGCCACCGGACGAGGCGCTCCAGAAGGAGGTAGGCACGCTGCTCCGCGGCGGCGAATTCGGTGGGATCGATCTCCGCCGGCCAGAGCTCGCCCGCCGCGGCGTCGTCGGCCTCACGCAACTCCACCACGGCTGCTGCCAGGTGCGTCTGAACGATCGGGAACGACCGCTCCAAGCGGTCGTCCAACGTATGCTCCGCACGCTCGGACGCCTCCATGCATGCGGCCAACGCGCGCTCTGCCCGGACCGCGGCATGGTCATGGACCACCAAGAGCGCACAGCCCAGCCCGATGACGATCCCGAGGACGCTGCTCAGCGCCCGGTCCTGGACGAGGGCTCCGGCAGGTGAGGGAGAGGCCAGGTCGCTCAGCAGTAGCGCCAGCGGCGTGAGGAAGACGACGCCGAGACCGTAGTTGCGGGCCACGACGTACTCCAGCATGAACTCCAGAAGAACGATCACGAGGACGAGCACCACGGGATCGGGGCGCGCCGCCAGCACGCCGAGAGCGAGCATCAGTCCGGCAACTGTGCCCAAGGTGCGCTGGACGGCGCGCTGTGCCGCCGTACGGACGTTGATCGAGTGCAGCACCGCGGCGGCGGAGATCGCCGCCCAGTAGCCGTGGCCGAGGCCCAGAAGAAGGGCCGTCCCTCCCGCCAGCCCGGTGCCGAGGACCATCCGCAGGGCGGGAATGAGCAGGATCGACGCGTGACCCGGGGCGCCGTGGCGCTGCCCCGTCACCAGTTCCGCAGCGCGCAGTTCGGCGGCGCGCGGGGTGGTGGGATCGGCCGGGACCGGCTCGGGGCCGGTCACGGGGACCATGCCGGCCTGGGCGACCACGGACGGGCGCGACAGCTCGGGCAGCAATTGCGGAACGCGGTGGCGACGGCTGACGAGCAGGCGAACCTGACCGCGCAGGTGCTGCGCCAGGCCGGTCGGGTCATCGGGTGGCCGTCGGGCGGAACCGATCAGCAGCGACCAGGAGAGGTCGGTCAGACGCACGCACGTTCCGCCCCGGCCGCCCCACTCGGCGGCTGTCGGAGGCATGACGCCAAGTGTCTGATAGGCCTGCAGAACAGCAGCTGTCGCCCGGTGCCGGACGAGCCCGCTTCCGTCCCCTGCGCCGGTCGCCTCCAACAGCTCCGCGAGCTCGCGCAGCGCCGCGGCCACGGCGAGACGCTGCGGACGATCCGGGTGCACGAACCAGCCCGACACAGCCAGCACCCAGGCCACGGCCGAACCCAATGCGGCCAGCGCGGTCTGGGGAAGGATGTCGGCCGGGGCCGGCGAACCGTTGGCCGCTACGGCGAACGAGAAGAGCAGCAACACCGCGCCCAGCCCGCTCAGACGTGCCGCGTCACAGGCGAACTTCGCCGCGCCGGCCACCACGGCCATGGCCGCGACCACCACTGCGGCACCTGCTCCCCCGTCCCGGGGATGGGCCCACGCCGCGAGAGCCGAACCGCAGCCCACGCACGCCGTCATGGCTGCCGCGACCAGTGCGAGGACACGGGCACGACGCGCGTAAGGCAGGTTGCGGCCGAACGTGGTGGTGAAGGAGCCCAGCATGGCGTAGACAGCCTGATCGGCCCGACCGGCCAGTGCCATCGGCAGCGCCGGCAACGCCATGGCCAGCGCGGCACGCAGAGCGAAGGAAAGGGCACCGTCCACGCTCTGCAGGGCGAGCGCGCCACGCGGGGAGAGCGCGCGCCCCACACGGGCTGCCGAAGGCCGCCGACCGCTCCTGATCACAGCAGGGAGCAGAAGACGGAAACGGCGCATATGCGGTATATATCACCTGCTTCTGCCGCCGGGCGCGTCATCGATCACCGAACCCACCGGTGCGCCAGGGTTCCGTACCGGTGGCACGTTGGCGCTCAGCATGCGCCGACCCACTCCTCGTCACCGTCCGAGAAGATCTGGCGCGGTCCCGGGCGGGGTCGAGCGATCGGTCGGCGCCGCGGGTGTGCCTGCCTCGAGCTGTGAGGCAGGCACACCCCTCGTCGGGCGCGGTGCTACGCGGCGGAGGAGGGAACCTGCTTCATCTCGTCGACGGCCTGTCGCGCGGTGATGGCCGAGGTGTAGAGGATGGTGCCGGGCTTGATCTTGCCGGAGTCGCCGCCGTGGGGACGGACCTGGATGGTGCGCTCGCCCAGGTAGGTGTAGCTCTTGGCGTCGAAGATCCACTCGGTGCGGGCGCCGGAGGTTTCGTCGAGCCGTGCAACGGCCACGCCGTGGCGGCCGGCCGCGTCCACGGCGTCCTTGACCAGGACCACGCCGGGGATCTTGGTCGCGGTCTTGAACAGGGCGACGTTGAGGTCGGCGGGGGGCATGGACTCGTTGAGGAGGTCCCCGATAGTCGTGAAGGCCTGCTGGTCGGGACTGTTGCCCTGTCCCTTGGTCTCCTTGTAGATCTTCGCCAGGAGCGTGTCGGGGTCGGTGGTCAGGGTGGCGAGATAGTCGTAGGACGGGCCGCCCAGCCGCGCGGGTTCGATCTCGCCCTTCTCGTTGATGTGGTCGATGGTCCCGCCGCCGGGCGGGAAGACGGCCGGGTCGATGAGCCAGCCCTTCGCACCGTCGGTCGAGCGCCAGGCCTGCCGGCGGTGGATCCCGTCGCTGACCACCGTGGTCTTGTCGTCGACCGTCTTCTCGTAGGTGGTGCCGACCTGGCTCTCGATGTAGATGTACTGCCCCGCACGCACGGTGGGCGCAGGCTTCTTCGCCGCGGCCAGCGAGATCTGGTTGAGCAGCTGTGGGACACCCTGGGCGGTTCCCGCACCGACCTGCGCAGTGAGCGCCGGCCCCGCGACGAGGGACCTGTTGCCACTGCTGGAGCCGGTGAGGGTGAGCACACCGGCAGCGATCACCGCCAGCGAGCAGGCGGCGGCCGGGATGACGATCAGGGGCCGCATGAACCCGCGTCGTCGCGCGGGCGCCGTAGGAGCGGGTGCGGTGGCCGGGGCGGCCGACTGGGTGTCCTGGTCGATGAAGTTCATCAGTTCTTCCCTGTGGAAGGCGTGGCGGCCCGCGGGAAAGTCGGCTTCGTCGAGGGAGACCAGACGCGCGGTCTCCTGCCATTCATCAGGCGTAAGACGGGACTGGCTCATGTTCACCGGGTTCCTTCCTGGACGGGCCGGGCCGCGATGTTGCGGTCTCCTCTTACCTGTCGATCCACAGGCTGGGGTTCCCGGAAATCTGCCTGCATTTCCGTATCCGCGAGTTTGCGCAGCTTGGTCCGGGCCCGTGAGAGACGGGAGCGGACCGTTCCCACAGGCACACCCAGGACCTGGGCAGTGGTGGCG harbors:
- a CDS encoding FdhF/YdeP family oxidoreductase, whose protein sequence is MVEGPRVLSTNSDEQERLEPNVGPTPEGNPEFRPYHHPAAGWGAAKSVSRFLVREGALVDGPRAIMRMNHENTGFDCPGCAWPDDTKGLHLDICENGIKHVTWEMTSKRVGREFFAAHSVTELSGWSDYDLENQGRLTEPMVYDPDSDHYVPISWKDAFEVVGRALRELDNPNQASFYTSGRLGNEATFLYQLMARELGTNNLPDCSNMCHEASGRALYASLGTGKGTVDLQDWETADALFILGVNAASNAPRMLTALAEAYHRGAQIVHINPLVEAAATRTIVPHDFTDMALFKTTRTSTLNLQPRIGGDMALLRGMAKAILEQSESDPKALDREFIDRHTAGFEEYRALCEATSWEEIESQSGLSRADVLKAAHVYGEADRSIVSWCLGISQHEHGVDTVREIVNLLLLRGNLGREGAGPSPVRGHSNVQGNRTCGIDHRPDDEFLDRLAEVCDIEPPREHGLDTVHTVKAMQSGDVKVFVGMGGNFALAAPDTPYTYAALRNCDLTVQVSTKLNRSHVVHGRQALILPCLGRTEKDHQRKGIQSTSVEDSMSMVHLSIGMKRPASSHLLSEPAIIAGMARAALPDSTTPWDWYIEDYDRIRDTMSQVLDGFEDFNRRVRLPLGFRIKQPARELVFLTPSGRAEFSTAVLPDVVPAPGTLALGTMRSHDQWNTTIYSDNDRYRGIKNLRTLVFMNRGDMRERGIADLGRVDITSTAKDGSQRSLSGYLAIPYNIPRGCAAGYMPEMNVLCALSDYSTQSDQPIMKHVKVTIGPAA
- a CDS encoding DUF1345 domain-containing protein; the encoded protein is MNRCLALSAVPRLAGAAVVGALIGSVVGVLTNTPLGILAGIAAAETSFVVAGWIVLWPMDAATTHRNLRSEEFRPVTEELVVVASALCGLVGIVMLLLVGKSDLSHAAAATALCGVFMAWAALHLMYATRYAYLYYLTPEGGIDFNSEDPPHYSDFLYFSYNLGMTYQVSDTDVSSSTIRAVALRHCLLSYVFGASILATTINLVAGIVTG
- a CDS encoding FUSC family protein; translated protein: MRRFRLLLPAVIRSGRRPSAARVGRALSPRGALALQSVDGALSFALRAALAMALPALPMALAGRADQAVYAMLGSFTTTFGRNLPYARRARVLALVAAAMTACVGCGSALAAWAHPRDGGAGAAVVVAAMAVVAGAAKFACDAARLSGLGAVLLLFSFAVAANGSPAPADILPQTALAALGSAVAWVLAVSGWFVHPDRPQRLAVAAALRELAELLEATGAGDGSGLVRHRATAAVLQAYQTLGVMPPTAAEWGGRGGTCVRLTDLSWSLLIGSARRPPDDPTGLAQHLRGQVRLLVSRRHRVPQLLPELSRPSVVAQAGMVPVTGPEPVPADPTTPRAAELRAAELVTGQRHGAPGHASILLIPALRMVLGTGLAGGTALLLGLGHGYWAAISAAAVLHSINVRTAAQRAVQRTLGTVAGLMLALGVLAARPDPVVLVLVIVLLEFMLEYVVARNYGLGVVFLTPLALLLSDLASPSPAGALVQDRALSSVLGIVIGLGCALLVVHDHAAVRAERALAACMEASERAEHTLDDRLERSFPIVQTHLAAAVVELREADDAAAGELWPAEIDPTEFAAAEQRAYLLLERLVRWR
- a CDS encoding GreA/GreB family elongation factor — protein: MTGGPEPISDAAREALERELADLRAERETVAATLRGGERVGDRADEADELQRGTELDRLGTRIAEINGRLREAAVAGPPRTDKVGVGSTVTVRFADADATETTVQIGEVAEALDRTLVTADSPLGRALLGRRVGDTVNYETPEGRSTAVVLSLGDEDNGS
- a CDS encoding CU044_5270 family protein, translated to MSQSRLTPDEWQETARLVSLDEADFPAGRHAFHREELMNFIDQDTQSAAPATAPAPTAPARRRGFMRPLIVIPAAACSLAVIAAGVLTLTGSSSGNRSLVAGPALTAQVGAGTAQGVPQLLNQISLAAAKKPAPTVRAGQYIYIESQVGTTYEKTVDDKTTVVSDGIHRRQAWRSTDGAKGWLIDPAVFPPGGGTIDHINEKGEIEPARLGGPSYDYLATLTTDPDTLLAKIYKETKGQGNSPDQQAFTTIGDLLNESMPPADLNVALFKTATKIPGVVLVKDAVDAAGRHGVAVARLDETSGARTEWIFDAKSYTYLGERTIQVRPHGGDSGKIKPGTILYTSAITARQAVDEMKQVPSSAA
- a CDS encoding enoyl-CoA hydratase-related protein, translating into MPTLDRQDNVFVLDLGDGENRFHPDWIASANAALDEVEKAEGPRALVTAATGKFYSNGLDLDWLFANSDQHLDYVISVHELFARLLSLPVISVAALQGHTFAAGAMFSLAHDFRVMRADRGYWCLPEAEINIPFTPGMSALIQARLAPQTAHEAMVTARRFGGHDAAAAGIVDRAVDEDAVRSAAIEIAQAQASKAGDTLGTIKARMYAPALAALHEKGNPLG